CAGCATGcatcatgcatcatgcatggtCCATTGGTCTCATCATTTTCATGGCTTCATGGGGATGGATCGGAGTACTGATCAGTACGCGTATCTCGGAGGGTCGTCGGTATCCCGGTGATGGCCGGCCGGCCGATTAGCTTAGTAGCTGTAGTTCTTGACGAACATGCCCTCCTTGGCCTCGGCGGCCTCGCCGTCGGAGGTGTACTTGCCGAGCTGGGCCAGGGAGTTGGCCTTGGCGCGGAGCAGCAGGGCGTCCTGCGCGGCCTTGACCTTCTCGGGCTGCCCGCCCCAGGTCTTGAGGCAGGTGTTCTGCAGCGCGCGCGCGTAGGAGAAGGACACGTGCCACGGGTTGGCGCCCTGGTTCATGGCGTTGAGGTTCTGCGTCGCCTCCACCTCCGACTGCCCGCCGGAGAGGAACATGATCCCAGGCACGGCGGGCGGGATCCGGCGGTGGAGGAGCTTCAGCGTGTACTCGGCCACCTGCGCCGGCGTGGCCCGGTCCTTGGCCTCCGCCCCCGGCGTCACCATGGATGGCTTCAGCAGGATGCCCTCGAACATCACGTTGTTCTCCGCCATCGCGTAGAAGGTCTCCGCCCACACCTTCTGCGCCACCTCGAACGTCCGCTCGATGCCGTGCTCGCCGTCGAGAAGGATCTCCGGCTCCACGATCGGCACCAGCCCGTTGTCCTGCGCGCATGAAGGTCATGCCATGCATGCAGCCGATAATGGCAGCAAATAAAGAACCAACCAGCAACCAACCAACCTACCTGTGAGATGGCGGCGTAGCGGGCGAGGCCCCAGGCGGCCTCCTTGACGGCGAGCTCGGAGGGGCCGTTGGGGATGCTGACGACGGTGCGCCACTTGGCGAACCGGGCGCCCTGCTGGTAGTAGGCGGCCTCGCGGGAGGCGAGGCCGTCGAGGCCCTGGCACCAGGACTCGTTGTTGGAGCCGGCGAGCGGGACGAGGCCCTTGTCCACCTTGATCCCGGGGACGATGCCCTGCTCCACCAGGATGTCGACGATCTTGCGGCCGTCGACGGCGGACTGGTACAGCGTCTCCTCGAAGAGGATGGCGCCGGAGATGTACTGGCCCAGCCCCGGCGCCGTCACCAGCAGCGTGCGGTACGCCTGCCGGTTCGCCTCCGTGTTCTCGAGCCCGATGGATGCCAGCCGCTTCCCGCACGTCGCGTTCGACTCGTCCATCGCCAGGATGCCACGCCCAGGCGACGCGATCGTTTTCTGAGGATATATCCATGCACAGTCGTACAGAGGCACGTATGTACTCAgcatgcacttcagcagcagcagcaggaggaagaagagattAACGATGGAGACGTATACGTACCGCGGTCTTGACGAGCTCATCGGCGTAGGCGGAGGCGCGGACGACCACGGAGACGGTGGCCGgcctgggcgcggcggcggcctgccTGGTGGCGCCCCATTCGGACTTCTTGGGAAGGAAGGAGGACTTGAGCAGGCTAGCAGCGACCATCTCTTGTTGCTGTCTCTCTTAACTTGTGAAGAGGACTACTGGTATGGCGGTATCCTAGCTGCCTAGGATCGGAACTCAGCTACTAGCTCACTCAGGCTGCCACTG
The sequence above is drawn from the Miscanthus floridulus cultivar M001 chromosome 15, ASM1932011v1, whole genome shotgun sequence genome and encodes:
- the LOC136508029 gene encoding fructose-bisphosphate aldolase, chloroplastic-like, encoding MVAASLLKSSFLPKKSEWGATRQAAAAPRPATVSVVVRASAYADELVKTAKTIASPGRGILAMDESNATCGKRLASIGLENTEANRQAYRTLLVTAPGLGQYISGAILFEETLYQSAVDGRKIVDILVEQGIVPGIKVDKGLVPLAGSNNESWCQGLDGLASREAAYYQQGARFAKWRTVVSIPNGPSELAVKEAAWGLARYAAISQDNGLVPIVEPEILLDGEHGIERTFEVAQKVWAETFYAMAENNVMFEGILLKPSMVTPGAEAKDRATPAQVAEYTLKLLHRRIPPAVPGIMFLSGGQSEVEATQNLNAMNQGANPWHVSFSYARALQNTCLKTWGGQPEKVKAAQDALLLRAKANSLAQLGKYTSDGEAAEAKEGMFVKNYSY